In bacterium, one DNA window encodes the following:
- a CDS encoding sugar ABC transporter permease, whose translation MRKYAAPLVFLLPATLLIALFFVAPVVTTLYLSLTDLSTITFRHPRWVGLENYHSLLRDPFLGKILLNTARYVGFTLLFNVGMGLLLALLSSSVRERYGNQIRAVWLLPRILPPVVYVLIWQGLTRESPHGLLSNLFGVSRNWITAQPWSVIILANGLVGASFGMLIFTSAIRAIPQDLFYAAAVDGATTGQAVRRVVLPLLRWPILFVSAYQTLSLLTSFEYILLLTSGGPGFYTTTVWSLHAYKLALSNYFGNVQFGLGAAMAAVLVVIGVVVSLFYLRIFNFKALVGEPKVEVN comes from the coding sequence ACCTCTCACTCACTGATCTCTCCACGATCACGTTCCGGCATCCCCGGTGGGTGGGGCTGGAGAACTATCACTCCCTGCTCCGGGACCCATTCCTCGGCAAGATTCTCCTGAACACGGCCCGATACGTCGGCTTCACCCTGCTCTTCAACGTGGGGATGGGCCTGCTGCTGGCGCTGTTGAGCTCGTCCGTGCGCGAGCGCTACGGGAATCAGATCCGGGCCGTGTGGCTGCTGCCCCGCATCCTGCCGCCGGTTGTGTATGTCCTGATCTGGCAGGGGCTCACGCGCGAGTCGCCCCACGGGCTTCTCAGCAACCTGTTCGGTGTGTCCAGAAACTGGATCACCGCGCAACCCTGGAGCGTCATCATCCTGGCCAACGGATTGGTCGGCGCCTCGTTCGGGATGCTGATCTTCACATCGGCCATCCGCGCGATCCCCCAGGATCTGTTCTACGCTGCCGCGGTGGACGGGGCAACCACGGGACAGGCCGTGCGCCGCGTCGTGCTGCCGCTGCTGCGCTGGCCGATCCTGTTCGTGAGTGCCTACCAGACCCTCTCGCTGCTCACGTCGTTTGAGTACATCCTCCTGCTGACCTCCGGCGGGCCCGGCTTCTACACGACCACGGTGTGGTCGCTCCACGCCTACAAGCTGGCGCTCTCCAACTATTTCGGCAACGTGCAGTTCGGGCTGGGAGCCGCGATGGCCGCGGTGCTCGTGGTCATCGGCGTCGTGGTGTCGTTGTTCTACCTGCGGATCTTCAACTTCAAGGCGCTGGTCGGCGAGCCCAAGGTGGAGGTCAACTGA